In the Glycine max cultivar Williams 82 chromosome 19, Glycine_max_v4.0, whole genome shotgun sequence genome, TCCaacattattaatttcattgtaatttttaaaaacctagtttttaaaataataataataataataacctatatatcaatatcaataataatCTTTAGGAGATGCATTTTATTTCACAAGctagtattttaattattaattttatcataaaaaacgGTTATAAACCtacctatttattttaaattaataatcaacatatcaatataataataaataataaataagaatatacaacataaaaacaaataactaaAACTCATTTTAGTAATTACATACTTAAAGTATCTaaacaatattttcttaaaaaatcaactttttgatatttgttattcaaacaaaaatcatgttatcttataattaattttgaccaTAATCAATTCTCTAAcatcaatttcattcaaaatgaattttatcaCCATCAATCAAAACATGTACTATTTACTTTTTCTCGTGTATGCGAGGAGTCTCAAGGCCACTTGTTCTTATCATGCCGCAAGATATACAGTATATGGATGAAATGTTACAATTTGTTTGGTCTATGTACTGTTTTGCCCATGTCAGTGAAGGAAGCTCTTAGGCAACATTCGTTTGATTTCGCTTGGAAGGAAAAGTAAGCCTTGGTGGCCTATCTGGTGGTGTGCGCTGGTTAATTTGGTTTATATGGCATCAAAGGAATGCTATTCTTTTTCAACATAAACATTTTGATACAGAGGAGATTTTCCATAAAGTTTGGTTCTTCGTTTGGACTTGGATAAAGGCGGATGAAGGTGACAATGTTGTGTTTTCCGAGTTGAATAAGTTGAATTGAAATCCCAAATGCCTTAATGTTGTATTGGATGCAGTAATGGCAAGGGGGTGATGAGATACGTGATAAAAGTGATCCACCGTATAAAAACAATCCAAAGTGAGGGAATCTGCTCCCAAAATCATTCTTCAGCACTCTATGGAAGATATAGATTCTTCAATTTATATGTTACTACATTGTTGGACACATTCTTCAATCCGCTCCCAGTTAGTCCAAAGTTTTCTTGGATTCCACATTGTTTGACACGAAAAGAGTTCCATTATTCTTATTTCTTACGAGCTACAAGATCTCGTGTCACCACTGTCATATTTACCCCCATAGATCGCATTGAATAATAATGTTCATATACTCAGTAGAAGattattacaataataataacaagtagtgaaaactgaaaattaaGCAAAAGTAACATGTTTGATAAAATCTACAAATTATCCCCCACCAAACCAGAGCAAATTTGAGCACCTAGCTAGAGGACAGGCAAAGGCATTGACCGGTCAAAGCTCCCCCGAatctccctctcccttcttcttcttccaagcttgtttttcttttccttcttcatctCCCCAAGCACAGATTGTTGTTCTCCTTCCGCCACGTGTCCCGCAGCAGCACCAAGCAGCCTCGCAATCCCACCATACCCCAACGCCTCCGCGATCTGCAAAGCCGTCACACCCTTATTCGTCCTGGCCTCCACATCCACACCCCTCTTCACCAGCACCTCCGCCACGTCAGCATGCCCCGCCTCCACCGCGCAATGCAGCGCCGTATACCCATCCTCATCCCTCGCCTCCACATCAATCCCTCTCTCCAGCAACGCCCTCACCGCCTCCACGCGCCCCTTAAAACACGCCCTGTGCAACGCCGTCCACCCGTGCTGGTCCCTCCCGTCCACCACCGCTCCCCCCTCTATCAGCCTCTGGATGCTCCTCACCTCCCCCTTCCTCGCCGCCACGCACAACCCATCCCCCAGCCGCAGCGCGTCGAACACGCGCGCGTGCCCCTTCTCCGCCGCAACATCATACGCAGTCTTACCGTTAAAGTTCCTCACGTCCTTGTTAGCACCCTTGTTCAACAACAGCTTCACCATGCTCTCGTCTCCCACCCCTGCCGCCACGTGCAGACACGTGTCTCCGTCTCGTGAATCTCTAATATCAGTTCTCGCGTTGTTCGCTAGTAACAGCCTCGCGCAGTCTCTTGAACCTTCTCTAACCGCAAGGTGCAACGCGGTGTAACCGTCTTTAGTCAACGAGTCAACGCTAGCCCCTTTCAGCAACAGTAACCGTAAAACCTCCCTGCGTCCTTCTCTTGCTGATAAATGAATCGCTCCTAAAGATGAAGATTCCGTTCTCTCTGTGTTTGCCTTGTGAGCTAAGAGAAGCTCAACGATTAGTTCTTCTCCGGAGGCACACGCTGATTCCAGCGGAGTCTCGCCGGTGCGGTTTTTTGATTCCACGTCGGCGTTGAACTCCAGGAGGAGCTGCACTATGTCGGGTCTGCTTTTGGAGATCGCCACGTGGAGGAGCGTGTCTCCGTTTTGGTCAACGGAGTCAACGGCTTTCCACGTGTGTTCACTGTGTTCCAGCACTTCTCTGATTTCGTCGATGGACCCGTTGTGGACTAACTGGGCAAGGATCAACGAGCCCACGAAGATGATCTTGATGCCGCTGTCGATGAACACTTGTTTCTTCTTCGCGGTGAACCAATCAGAGGGTACAGATTCGAACATGGAGGAGGGTTCTTTCACGGTGGCACCGGGAACAACGACGCTGTGGAGGAGGAAAGAGTCTTCGGAGTGTGGAAAAGAGTGTGGGAGGGTGGAGCCCAGTGGAAGATTGTAGAGGATTTCTATGGTTACTGTGGATAAGGGAGATATGATACCAGATTGTGGCTTCAACGTGTAACGCGTTTTGATCAACGATTGAAGCCTGAAAGCCACGGGCATGGTGTACATCACGTTGCGTAGGGTTATTTGGCCGTGGCATTTTTGGCCTGGCTCGATTCTTATAGGGACCGTGTTTGTTGGGTCTACTTTTATCAGCCTGTCCATGCTATAGTTGAGTTATTACTATGTACCGTTGGAAATGACACTGGAGATCACAAACAATTGCTTTTCGAGACGTGTTTTGAAACTATCTCATGCAACTTCATTAGGATACAACAGAATGAAACTTCTCAAACGTGCTGAGGCTGCAGAATTGGAAGCCAGAAACTCGGAACCCAGgaatagagaaagaaaataaaaaggagaagAGGGGGAGTGTTTTTGGTGTGTGTAAAACAGTCTTGTTTCTCAATTCTGAGTTTAGGGTTTTGAAGAGAAAGGGAAAGCCATGAAAGGATATGTGGCTGAATGGCTGTgtgcttttaaattttaaggaaAGGGGTAATATGAGAGAAACTTGGAAAgggtgtgtgtgtatgtgtgaggGGCCGGCTTAGTTTATTAACAAAGCGCCAAGTGGTGCTGTAAAAAACAATGGTGACTTGTTCTATTCGGCGTCTCTACTGAAAACCTAAGTAAAGCACAGTTGTGTAGGTTAAAATGATGATAACCAATATCTGTTTTCTTTCTGCATGTCACTATCGTTGTAAAGGCCAATTTGTTGTTTAATGAGGACTTTTGGCGTTAATTAGGAATCGTGACGTTTGGTTATAGTATTATATGGATGCTTGTTGCCACAAGAATCAGTATAAAATTCTAATGCTGCTAAgatgcttttttattttattttctctccttGTTGTCTATGTAATTATGTATTATGATTTATGAGAAAGTGACGTTTTAAAAACCGATTGTTTATGACAGGTAATGAGCTATCagatattattttatctgtTACTTCGTTATTAGGTTTGGTCGTTTTGGAAAACATTCTGGGCTGATCAACaagaaatgtaaattttataGATTAAATCTGAGTGATCAAGGTAGGGGATTGGCCGCATATTCATTTACTTGGGTAAGGCGACATCATTTAAGGAGATATAAGATTAGtctaaaagtttaaatttttggtGATAAAAATTAACCATATTAATAGTTAGCATTTgcccattataaaaaaaaggtgacatcatttaagttttaactattaattactGTAGTGTTGCTTTCTTCTTAGGTTACCGGTTGGTTTTTGCCTTTTAATGTGATGGCTGAGCAGCCTAGAATCTGATTCCTTGTTGCTATTTGTAATCATATCCTCGCTAGCTAAttggaattaattttaaaatttgggtAGGTGAATAAATATTCACCCCTAAAGGTGTGTTAAGAGATCAATTTTGACATTctgcaaattaattataatacataAAGATCAATCTCGTAAGGCAATATTAACTTCAGTATATTTCTTTTGACGTACTGTTTTGTACAGGCATGAATAGACACTTTGAGCAGTATATTATCCtacaaaataatgtttttccCCTCATTTTCTTTGAATGGTTAAGATCATTACATAATTTTTCATGTGTTTTTCAAATGTTTACGTTGATGACTCAATTTTTAACAACTTATAATTATAATGCGTGCAACAGGCAATTTAGCAAACTATATAATATGTTTTCTCAATCTCCATGGCATGTTGAAAAGTCACATTGTCTTAATAGATTATCTATTGTCTTTCCTAAAACTTTTTTGAGTTTGTATTATTGGTTGATATGATATAAAAGGTTCTCTCTCTATCACCAACACAGTCGCTCTCTATTAACTGGAAACTGCAAAATCCATTTCATTGTTGTGAGAGTGATACTAACTACTAAGCTATATGTAGCTGTTTTGATTTCATTAGTAGTACGTTCTTGTTTTGACGTATTGCTGTATGGCCTTGTGAGTTATGGTGAATGGCAACAAAACGCTAAAAGAAATAGATTATATCTTCTTGTCGAGGAAAATAGAATATTCTTGGGATGTAATAAATTGTCTTACTAACGAGCAAAACAATGCTCATAAAGGACAATTGGAAAATGGATATATCACTTATATTTCGTCCTTAAAAATATCAGCACTGTGAccttaattcttgaaattaagaaatttaaaaccaaaaaaaaatcttagaacAGTCAATCAATCACATTAGCCGTTACATACAAAGTGTAACTTAAGTGTTAATATTGACATATacttagaaataaaaatgacaattttattTAGTGAAATAATTGGCAGTTTtaggaatttattttattttttttaattttaaggatCCATATGTAACAACGTTTAACACTTTGAACTTTGGAGCGACAAGAAAAAGTTATCTATGCTTTGAAAAATGGGTAAATCAAACAATGAATAAGTGGAAAGAAACTTGATAATATACCATGATGTTCGGATTTTATTgaataagtttaatttaaattatgatttccGCAAAAGTTTAGCTCTTTTAACTTTCTTCTAAGCATGTATgtaattaatcttattttaaaaaaatcacttattttatcaatttttcgaaataaaataaaataaaaatattatttttggaataaTAGTCAAGCATATGTGTTGTTCCAAACAAATCCGACAAGAACTTAACCTTCCCATAATCAATGCTTACACAAAGTAGTTCACTCACATATCCACACTCGAAGTGTTTCAGGACAAGGAAAATTTCAGTCAACACttctcaatttataattaaagcaTCCTATACCATAGGCTTGATAGGGAACTTCATCTCCAGAAATACATTATGAAAACACACGAGTCACAGGGTCTTTTCAAGGATTTAATGAGACCAAGGGTGAAACATGGTGGGGGATAGAAGGAAAGGACATGCAAAGGACTTTAACATTCTAATCAATCTCAATTcctaaataaagtaaaatttagCAACACAGTTTATATCAACGGGGTACACTTCATGTTTCTTCATTCATGCATGTTTCCTTAATTTCCACATTCTAATCAATCTCAATCTCTAGCGCtttgtctttttgtttcattactacttttaatttttcttttttctcctttttttttatttttctttgaaattttcaCAAAAACACATATCatgatagaaaaaaatttctattttctgGAAATTAACCTAAAGGATTACAGTTAAAactctataaattaataatgtcgGGACCGaagaaatttactaatttagagagttattaatttatcgataaattaataattattaatttaaagagtttttaagtaattatattgTACATACTAAACAAAAAGACGAATTAGTCTATGCCTCTTAGAATTACATTGCAATGAACCTTGGAACTCAATGTAAATTAGTAATTGTTGTGTTCATATGCATTGAAAATCAATAATGACTTTTGAAGTACAGTAAATATAAACAAGAGGAACAAATGTGTTCAATATATTCTTAAGCAAGTTtgacatatataaattacatgAATGTGTTGGAATATTCAAACCATATCTCACAAGATGGCTTCTCATCTAAAAGGTGTTGCAAAATCAACTATTTCAGATCAAATACGTAAGGAGTTGTGTGAGTACAAAAGAGATAATCATGCAAGCACACAAAAAGACTTGCAGAGATGGCTTGAGGGAAAATTTGAGTTGATAGTTAGTCAAGGAACAATATCAAACACACTTAAGCGGTCAGATGACTATCTCTCTGctgaaatagaaaaggaaagagcaGAGATCAAAAGACACAAACCAGCAAAATATCCTGACATGGAGAAGGTTGTTTATAAGTGGTTTCTCCAGCATCAAGAACGTGTGAATATCACAGGAGAATTAATTTTGCAGAAGGCAAGAGATACAATGAAACTCGTGTACCCTCATGATGATTCAGATTTTAACTTCTCTACAGGATGGCTTGGGAAATTCAAGCACCGACATGGCATAAAGTCATTTCATCGTTTTGGCGAGAGTGGGTCTATTGATGTACAAGACATGGAGCAGAAATTGGTATCGATTCGGGAGAAAATTGATCAGTTTCCTATGAAAGATGTTTTCAATATGGATGAAACTGAGTTGTTTTATAGGCTACAAGCTGATCATTCACTGGCAACAAAACAActtgaaagaagaaaacaagataaagaaagattgaCGGTAGTTATTTGTTGCAATGAAGATGGCTCTGAAAAAATCCCTCTATGGATTATTGGGAAATATGAAAAGCCTCGTTGCTTCAATAATGTCAACATGAATAGCTTGGATTGTCAGTATCGAGCTAACAAAAAAGCATGGATGACTAGTGTGCTTTTTGATGAATATGTTCGTTCATTTGACCAAATGATGCATGGTAGAAGAGTTCTACTTGTGGTGGATAATTGTCTAGCACATCCAAGAAATATTGAAGGGCTAAGAAACGTTGAGTTATTCTTCTTGCCACCCAACATGACATCAAAGATTCAACCTTGCGATGTTGGGATAATAAGAGCTTTCAAGATGCATTACCGTAGAAGGTTTTACCGCAAAATATTGGAAGGTTATGATGTGGGACAATCTGATCCAGGGAAGATAAATGTTCTTGATGCTATCAATTTGGCAATCCCAGCTTGGACGATAGATGTTCGAAAAGAAACAATAGCGAATTGCTTTCGACACTGTAAAATTCGTTCATCTAGTGACGTTGCAAGAAATTTGGATGAATTCACTTTTGATGAAGAAACTCAAGACCTCGAGACTATGATCAATCAATGTGGCTATCGTAATAAGATGGATATCGGCATTCTAATGAACTACCCAGGTGAAAATGAAGCATGTTCGAAGGTTCAGAGTTTAGAAGATATTATGGGTACTATCATTGAGAACAATGAAGAGGATGACGGCGAAGATGATACGGTGTCTTTGGAGTCTGTTACGCGAATGGAAGCACTTATGACGTCGAACACTCTTCACAACTTTATGATACAATACAAAATACAACACCTGAGATATTGGATACAATAAGAAAAGTTAGAGATGAGTTCCAAATAGACTTGAACTTTAAAGGAAAACAGACAACTATTGAATCATATTTCAATAgagtgtaatatatttttttcagtttctatgaattattaatttatgattttcttgGGACCGAAAATTATAAAGGGATCTCacgaaaaattattatcttattattttatcgaatttttcaattttttacattgatCCAAGTTGAGACcgaacaaatttattattttagagagTTTATTAATTTACCGAGTATTAATTTACAAAGTTTCTACTGTACTACTAAAGCTAAAAAAACTAAGGAAAATAAGATAAAACTCAAATATTTCATTCATTGATTATAGTAGGTAAAGATGAGTACATTTATATAGTTTTAAGAAATGTCAATCAATGGATAATAACTACCAAAGTctaaatatcatattatttaaacacaagtaaaataaaattataatttataaattacatatttaactCTAACAATCTAACCAATAAAatccttaaattatttaattttgtttcttttgggcCTCATTTGGCCCATCTTATCATATCACCCGAacttgtttcaactttcaatgtTGCCAAAATTTACAATTTCAAAACTCACAAAGTACCTAAAACTTGTTTCAAAGTTGTCAAAGCGTTTTCCATAAGGTACAAAGAAGCactagtaaattaaattaatgaaggTACCAAAGAAAAATTTAAGGTACAATGGGGCAACTGATGGTCAATATAGAACACTAACTCAgggttttgaaagaaaatttccTAAGTGCCTTGATCATACTTGTTCATGCAGTCAGAGTTATCTAGCCTCAATAAGATTCCAAAGTAAACTCAAAAGAGTGTTGATTTGATGGTTGAGcagaaaagaaaacagaaagagatcataaatttaaattgttcgctaacattttaaaaactaataattaacattaactACCAATAAAAAAGCGAAAAAAATTACCACGGTCTAATTAATGTaaagaacaataataatttacaaaataatttataatcaaattcatttttaaatattataatttaataatataataacttcacaaatttaatgataaaattaatttattatattttttcatatttgaaaactaaatttgatttttttttcaagaatcaaTTTGTGATCGTATGATactttcaagaatcaaaatatttatttatcctcctttatttaataatatttcttttattttcataaacactaaatttcattaatctaaacattatttaattaaagctTTTCATTGAGTAGCAAcatgtttcaatttttaataccaaaaaatgctctattttttttattatcaagaaCGTATTGTTAAATTCCT is a window encoding:
- the LOC100782232 gene encoding protein VAPYRIN, with translation MDRLIKVDPTNTVPIRIEPGQKCHGQITLRNVMYTMPVAFRLQSLIKTRYTLKPQSGIISPLSTVTIEILYNLPLGSTLPHSFPHSEDSFLLHSVVVPGATVKEPSSMFESVPSDWFTAKKKQVFIDSGIKIIFVGSLILAQLVHNGSIDEIREVLEHSEHTWKAVDSVDQNGDTLLHVAISKSRPDIVQLLLEFNADVESKNRTGETPLESACASGEELIVELLLAHKANTERTESSSLGAIHLSAREGRREVLRLLLLKGASVDSLTKDGYTALHLAVREGSRDCARLLLANNARTDIRDSRDGDTCLHVAAGVGDESMVKLLLNKGANKDVRNFNGKTAYDVAAEKGHARVFDALRLGDGLCVAARKGEVRSIQRLIEGGAVVDGRDQHGWTALHRACFKGRVEAVRALLERGIDVEARDEDGYTALHCAVEAGHADVAEVLVKRGVDVEARTNKGVTALQIAEALGYGGIARLLGAAAGHVAEGEQQSVLGEMKKEKKNKLGRRRREREIRGSFDRSMPLPVL